One stretch of Mus pahari chromosome 15, PAHARI_EIJ_v1.1, whole genome shotgun sequence DNA includes these proteins:
- the Hbegf gene encoding proheparin-binding EGF-like growth factor has product MKLLPSVMLKLFLAAVLSALVTGESLERLRRGLAAATSNPDPPTGSTNQLLPTGGDRAQGVQDLEGTDLDIFKVAFSSKPQALATPSKERNGKKKKKGKGLGKKRDPCLKKYKDYCIHGECKYLKEFRTPSCKCLPGYHGHRCHGLTLPVENPLYTYDHTTVLAVVAVVLSSVCLLVIVGLLMFRYHRRGGYDLESEEKVKLGVASSH; this is encoded by the exons ATGAAGCTGCTGCCGTCGGTGATGCTGAAGCTCTTTCTGGCCGCAG TGTTGTCCGCGTTGGTGACCGGTGAGAGTCTGGAGCGGCTTCGGAGAGGTCTGGCGGCAGCAACCAGCAACCCCGACCCTCCCACTGGATCCACAAACCAGCTGCTACCCACGGGAGGTGATCGAGCTCAGGGGGTCCAGGACTTGGAAGGGACAGATCTGGACATTTTCAAAG TTGCTTTCTCCTCCAAGCCACAAGCCCTGGCTACCCCAAGCAAAGAAAGgaatgggaagaagaagaagaaaggaaaggggttaGGAAAGAAGAGAGACCCTTGCCTCAAGAAATACAAGGACTACTGCATACACGGAGAATGCAAATACCTGAAGGAGTTCCGTACTCCCTCTTGCAA ATGCCTCCCTGGTTACCACGGACATAGGTGTCATGGGCTGACTCTACCGGTGGAGAATCCCCTATACACATATGACCATACTACAGTCTTGGCTGTGGTGGCTGTAGTACTGTCGTCCGTCTGTCTTCTTGTCATCGTGGGACTTCTCATGTTTAG gtacCACAGGCGAGGAGGTTATGACTTGGAAAGTGAAGAGAAAGTGAAGTTGGGCGTGGCTAGCTCCCACTGA